Proteins encoded by one window of Brienomyrus brachyistius isolate T26 chromosome 1, BBRACH_0.4, whole genome shotgun sequence:
- the dcn gene encoding decorin, which yields MKSAFIYLFLVTCCWALPFEQTGFMDFMMEDEGGSGVVPATIKPPIFTTIPGPDGPVCPFRCQCHLRVVQCSDLGLKNIPENLPGETTLLDLQNNKITEIRENDFKTLKGLHALILVNNLITTIHAKAFMPLGKLQRLYLSKNLLKEMPTNMPKSLQELRIHENHIAKIKKASFQGMAQVIVMELGSNPLKSSGIESGVFSDLKRVSYIRIADTNITEVPKGLPTSLSELHLDGNKITKVQADRLKGLKNLAKLGLSYNEISVVENGSLAVVPHLRELHLDYNMLTSVPPGLPDHKYIQVIYLHGNKIAAVGPEDFCPPTYNTKKAMYSGISLFSNPVPYWEVPPVTFRCVFDRSAIQLGNYRKK from the exons ATGAAGTCAGCTTTCATCTACTTGTTCCTGGTCACATGCTGTTGGGCTCTGCCCTTTGAGCAGACAGGCTTCATGGACTTCATGATGGAGGACGAAGGAGGTTCTGGAGTGGTGCCAGCGACCATAAAGCCCCCAATTTTTACTACCATCCCAGGCCCAGATGGACCCGTCTGCCCTTTCAGATGCCAGTGCCACCTGCGGGTGGTACAGTGCTCTGATCTAG GCTTGAAAAACATTCCAGAAAACCTCCCTGGAGAAACAACTCTGCTTGACCTGCAGAACAACAAGATCACTGAAATTCGCGAGAATGATTTCAAGACCCTCAAAGGCCTCCAT GCTCTGATCCTGGTGAACAACCTCATCACCACCATCCATGCCAAAGCCTTCATGCCCCTGGGCAAACTGCAGAGGCTCTACCTGTCCAAAAACCTGCTGAAGGAGATGCCCACCAACATGCCCAAGAGCCTGCAGGAGCTGCGCATCCATGAAAACCATATTGCCAAAATCAAGAAGGCCTCCTTCCAGGGAATGGCCCAGGTCATCGTCATGG AGCTTGGCTCCAACCCTCTGAAGAGCTCAGGCATCGAGAGCGGCGTTTTCTCTGACCTGAAACGTGTCTCCTACATCCGCATTGCAGACACCAACATCACTGAGGTCCCCAAAG GTCTCCCCACCTCCCTATCAGAGCTCCATCTGGATGGGAACAAGATCACCAAGGTGCAGGCGGACAGGCTGAAGGGACTGAAGAACCTGGCCAA GCTCGGTCTGAGCTACAACGAAATCAGTGTTGTGGAGAATGGCTCCCTGGCCGTGGTGCCCCACCTGCGCGAGCTGCACCTAGATTACAACATGCTGACCTCTGTGCCCCCAGGCCTGCCTGATCACAAGTACATCCAG GTGATCTATCTCCATGGCAACAAGATTGCAGCGGTGGGGCCCGAAGACTTCTGTCCCCCCACCTACAACACCAAGAAAGCCATGTATTCTGGCATCAGCCTGTTCAGCAACCCTGTGCCCTActgggaggtgccccccgtCACCTTCCGCTGCGTTTTCGACCGCTCCGCCATCCAGCTGGGCAACTACAGGAAGAAATAG